The following DNA comes from Pseudanabaena yagii GIHE-NHR1.
GTGTTTCCAATTTCTTAGCCTATCGCCTCAGTCGTGCCTTGGGTAAAGCTGACACCCGCCGATTGACGAGATTTATTTCCGTGCAACCTCGCTATAATCTTCTATTTCGGCAAATTGAAAGAGAACTTTTGCCACTCGCTCAAGAAGAAGGCTTAGCCGTAATTCCTTACAATCCTCTCGCAGGTGGCTTGCTAACAGGGAAACATAATCCTAATCAAGAACCAGCATCAGGAACCAGATTTACCCTTGCTGCTGCCGCTAAGGTCTATCAAGATCGCTATTGGCGCGATCGCGAATTTATCACTGTCCAAAAGTTGCAGGATGTGGCGAAGGAAGCAGGAATTCCTCTCACCACTCTGTCTCTTGCTTGGGTATTGGCGAATCCAATTATCACTGCTCCGATTATTGGCGCGAGTCGTCCTGAACAGCTTGCCGATAATTTCAAGGCGTTAGAAATCAAGTTAGATGCTGACTTAAAAGACAAGCTCGATCATATTTCTGCTGAATATCGCCTCGGTGATGCGTTGAGATAGATTTTTGATTTTGCCGTAGGCAAAATCAAAAATCAAAACTGCTATATCTTAGAAACTTAAATGACCACAAAAACTCGTCCATTAAATCGCAAAAGCTTCAAACATAATTTGCGATCGCACCTCAGATCCCAAGTCTTTCAACGTGCTGCTGATGCTCCCGATTTGCCAGCGACTCCCTTTCGATTTGTCTGGCATTTTGTCAGTCAATTTCGTTGGTGGTATGTAGCGATGGTGGCGCTCGAAGCACTCCATGCCATTTGTGGGATTATGCTTCCCTTTGCGATCGGTGAAATTATGCGAGGAGTCACTAGAGCTAGTCAGCATGGCGCGGGCATAGAAGCGATTTGGAATCCTTTTGTTTTGTTCGCCTGTTTAAGCGTTGGTGAAGTGATTTTTGGCAAAACTTCTGGGCTAGTGATGATTTTGCTACAACCAGTTTTGCGTCAGCACGTAGCCCGAAATCTTTACGCCTATCTACAGCATCATTCCCATCGCTACATTAGCAATAGTTTCGCAGGAGCCTTAGCCCATCGCATTGGTGAAACTTCCCTCGGCGTTGCCCGCACTTTATATTCTCTCATTTTCGATTTCATGCCTGTGGGCATCGTGATGACAGTGGCGATCGCTTTGCTAGCTCGCGTAAATACAGGGCTAGCCCTATTTGTAGGAATTTGGGCTTTTTCCTTTGTCTCCG
Coding sequences within:
- a CDS encoding aldo/keto reductase, with the protein product MTIPYTKFGNTGLTVSKLVLGTMTFGLQTNEETSIKVLDTAAEAGINFLDTADVYPLGGGLENAGRTEEIIGRWLKGKRDRFILATKAVGKVGNAPWDQGASRKHLFDAIDHSLRRLQTDYVDLYQLHSDDTNTPLDETIEALDAIVKSGKVRYIGVSNFLAYRLSRALGKADTRRLTRFISVQPRYNLLFRQIERELLPLAQEEGLAVIPYNPLAGGLLTGKHNPNQEPASGTRFTLAAAAKVYQDRYWRDREFITVQKLQDVAKEAGIPLTTLSLAWVLANPIITAPIIGASRPEQLADNFKALEIKLDADLKDKLDHISAEYRLGDALR